One region of Limnospira fusiformis SAG 85.79 genomic DNA includes:
- a CDS encoding IS630 family transposase, protein MPAPYSYDLRQKVIDAIELDGMPKTEASQVFHVSRNTINLWLQRKAQTGDFLPKPNHPPGNNHKITDWHKFKAFAQEHGDQTSAPMAELWDDDISPRTISRALKKIGFTRKKTYGYQERWKQQREEFIAQIEQMEPQEVVYLDEAGMNSQDSDYPYGYCEEGKRFHALKSGKRQGRVSYIAAWCHQQLLAPFSFEGCCNRTVFELWLEFILIPTLKPGQTLVLDNATFHKGGRIPELVEAAQCRLLYLPPYSPDLNKIEKCWSWLKARIRHCIEQFDSLDDAMDSVLKAAS, encoded by the coding sequence ATGCCAGCCCCCTATAGTTACGACCTCAGACAAAAAGTTATTGATGCCATTGAACTAGACGGTATGCCCAAAACAGAAGCCAGTCAAGTTTTCCATGTCAGCCGGAACACCATTAATCTCTGGCTGCAAAGAAAAGCACAGACCGGAGACTTCCTCCCTAAACCTAATCACCCACCTGGCAATAACCACAAAATTACCGACTGGCATAAATTCAAGGCTTTTGCCCAAGAGCATGGCGATCAAACCTCCGCTCCAATGGCTGAACTTTGGGATGACGACATCTCTCCTCGCACCATATCCAGAGCCTTGAAGAAAATTGGCTTCACCAGAAAAAAAACTTACGGCTACCAAGAACGTTGGAAGCAACAGCGAGAGGAGTTTATTGCTCAGATTGAACAGATGGAGCCACAAGAAGTGGTCTACCTCGATGAAGCCGGCATGAATAGTCAGGACTCGGATTACCCTTATGGTTACTGCGAGGAAGGAAAACGCTTCCATGCCCTCAAATCAGGGAAGAGGCAGGGCAGGGTGAGCTATATAGCCGCATGGTGTCATCAACAACTCTTAGCCCCCTTTAGCTTTGAGGGTTGTTGTAATCGGACAGTGTTTGAGTTGTGGTTGGAGTTCATCTTAATTCCAACACTGAAGCCAGGTCAGACTCTAGTGCTAGACAATGCAACGTTTCATAAAGGGGGACGGATTCCTGAGCTAGTGGAGGCGGCTCAATGCCGTTTGCTCTATCTACCACCTTATTCGCCAGACCTCAACAAGATAGAGAAATGTTGGTCGTGGTTGAAAGCCCGCATTCGCCATTGTATTGAGCAGTTTGATTCTCTCGATGATGCCATGGATTCCGTTCTCAAAGCTGCGTCCTAA